In the SAR202 cluster bacterium genome, CACCGACGCAGCGGCCCCGGATGGAGGAGTCGCTGGACGTGATTATGAAGCTGTTCACGTCGACGAAGCCGATTACCCACGAGTCGGACTGGTTTACGCTGAAGGAGGCGCGGCTGCATCTTCGGCCATATACGAAGCCGCACATGCCTATCGCGGTGGCGGCGGTGCAATCGCCGTCGGGGATGATGCTGGCAGGGAAGCATGGGGCGTCGATACTGACTATCAGCGTGCCGGCGGTAGGCACGGGGACAGGGAATAACTCGGGGATGCCGGCGAGGAAGTCGCTGAAGGAGTACTGGAAGATAGCGGAAGAGTCGGCGGCGAAGCACGGGAAGACGGTAAAGCGGGAGGAGTGGCGGCTGGTGGCCCACGCGTTCCTGGCGGAGACCAAGAAGGAGGCCATGGACCGGGCACGCCGTACGGCGGGGGTGTACCAGCGGGAGTATTTCGAGGAGACGCTGGGGAACGCCATCGACTACAAGGGTCCGATCGACGGGATAATCGACTTTTTGGTGGGGACGGGACAGTGGTGCGTCGGGACGCCGGACGATTTGGTGGAGTATATACACCGGCTGGACGAAGAGAGCGGCGGCTTTGGGGGTTTCCTGGTGCAGGGGGCGGAGCTGGGAACGCGGGAGGAGCTGATGCACAGCTATGAGCTTATCGCGCGTTATGTGATGCCGAAGTTTCAGGGGTCGCTGGAGAACCTGGTGGGGTCGAGGAACTGGACGGCGGAGAGGAAGGACCAGTTCCAGGCGCTGCGTCGGAGCGCGCTGACGAAGGCGCAGGAGGATTTCGCGAAGAAACGGTGATGGGAAGAGGGGCTTGTCTATAAAAAGAGAGGTGGTTTTAACGCGACTTCTCCTTTTGTCACGGGATCTATCTTTGTAGCGCCAAACCAGTTTTCACGCCGATCAGATTCTTCGACTGCGTCCCGACGAGTACATCGGGACTTCGCTCAGAATGACAGTTCCCCCTACCAGCCTTCCCCCACAACGTGAAAAAGAAGCTAGGCTAGCGGGTGGCCTTCTATGAGGCGTTTGCCGTAGATTTTGACGGAGTTGTCCCAAAGGATTTTGCGTTTGGAGTCGTCAGAGAGGGGCTGCTCCAGCATCTCTTTGAGGGGAGCGGAGGTGGAGGGCGCGTCGGGGTGCGGATAGTCGGTGTTGAAGACGATGTTGTTGTCGCCGATGTAGTCGACGACGTACTTGATGGAAGGCTC is a window encoding:
- a CDS encoding LLM class flavin-dependent oxidoreductase encodes the protein MALPERMRFGIFMAPFQALGENPTLSLDRSLELLQWLDYLGYDEAWVGEHHSAGWEIIASPEVFIATAAERTKHIKLGTGVVSLPYHHPLMTANRMVLLDHLTRGRAMFGVGPGALVSDAVMMGINPPTQRPRMEESLDVIMKLFTSTKPITHESDWFTLKEARLHLRPYTKPHMPIAVAAVQSPSGMMLAGKHGASILTISVPAVGTGTGNNSGMPARKSLKEYWKIAEESAAKHGKTVKREEWRLVAHAFLAETKKEAMDRARRTAGVYQREYFEETLGNAIDYKGPIDGIIDFLVGTGQWCVGTPDDLVEYIHRLDEESGGFGGFLVQGAELGTREELMHSYELIARYVMPKFQGSLENLVGSRNWTAERKDQFQALRRSALTKAQEDFAKKR